In Cygnus atratus isolate AKBS03 ecotype Queensland, Australia unplaced genomic scaffold, CAtr_DNAZoo_HiC_assembly HiC_scaffold_349, whole genome shotgun sequence, one DNA window encodes the following:
- the LOC118254410 gene encoding bromodomain-containing protein 8-like, with protein sequence AKTQEAPGDQALGEPRAQEIHQAQDQDDSDGTSADPVLRATSPANMQLMQLSWDNPMQHSHFKRTVLSIWKMIASHRYSGPFLKAVSEKQAPGYRDVVKRPMDLTSIKRSLSKGHIQSMAQFQCSLMLMFQNAVMYNSCNHHVHRMALEMQREVLEQMQMLGEALLCSEDRLRLGRR encoded by the exons GCCAAGACTCAAGAGGCACCTGGAGATCAAGCTTTAGGTGAGCCACGTGCACAGGAGATTCATCAGGCCCAGGACCAAGATGATAGTGATGGCACCTCTGCAGACCCCGTGCTGCGCGCCACAAGTCCTGCCAACATGCAGCT GATGCAGCTGAGTTGGGATAACCCCATGCAGCATTCGCACTTCAAAAGAACCGTCCTGTCCATCTGGAAGATGATAGCCAGTCACAG ATACAGCGGCCCATTCCTGAAGGCAGTGTCAGAGAAACAAGCCCCGGGATACAGGGATGTGGTGAAGAG GCCCATGGATTTAACCAGCATAAAGCGAAGCCTGTCCAAGGGGCACATCCAGTCCATGGCCCAGTTCCAGTGCAGCCTGATGCTCATGTTCCAGAACGCGGTGATGTACAACAGCTGCAACCACCACGTGCACCGCATGGCCCTGGAGATGCAgcgggaggtgctggagcagatgcAGATGCTGGGTGAAGCCCTCCTGTGCTCGGAGGACAGGCTGCGGCTGGGCAGGAGGTGA